A genomic window from Sparus aurata chromosome 4, fSpaAur1.1, whole genome shotgun sequence includes:
- the LOC115580712 gene encoding LIM domain only protein 7-like isoform X3, with the protein MEWRQQTSVSCADAFIEAQRWIEEVTGKSFGCNDFRAALENGVLLCDLINQLKPGIIKKVNRLSTPIAGLDNVNVFLKACGKLGLNVSQRFDPGDLQDLSTRATLRRDETNRRLKNVMITIYWLGRHAHLDTYYSGPQLNFKAFEGLLGLPLSKILDEGSNVVVKDGGYKECWYPEREEYLRMRPGYKTEISLDSRALHLNSEGCGSDAEAEQVFKMESTQHLTQQNKGFVPAPLLRRKQGQENGRGGDGPLNRSKSLSDIPMVYPVRKVPDGNIIHDGTGGQWNQEDKRNCSVAPKDGEEKWQDDLTKWKNRRRSTKSDLRRKSHDRDHVINQMINGASTSFERNEAGGFSKRDQESPRRQSSAPRPYSISPPSKSSDLRPRTRALLARSYATEAPFTPTAPLSPHQSAHPQRLSVRAMPASDGNILGEESHFASLASDGAGVTTPSPDCPFSSQTQVKAQGGPAPFQPTSEKVFTSQISTLITTIQPNKTAKSSESSQKALQFCADSKAPTFCTDAMNQADLHALEDHQNHKSQEEVPNTSWQPAVEQGRGQQATGIHKYLSSSGSWSGSASLPRGYRRSEGSSRLSTAITAKPFGTKPSRVSSLPRLCNVDNNQGLLLKSEKETSLSSPPIEPLLKRQTASAHLRGQYQASIRQKKASQAKQDGAEQAEEVKGATFSSQTSFQTNGHHQPSTQTQLLPQPYSAPQARHIKGSILPSNGSTDHPKVDHSDMRVSLTLKPNSRPDFGFQTHWDSTGARVKSIQPGSPAELCQLCVDDEIVAVNGVAVAHLNYTQWKDKMTSSLQTGSLTMDIRRYGNKDWSTSEGSHLNQPGQSRMTLNLTASAPVLIGCPDHLANTCSSADATVRKVSKFNGQTDNVIQCKVMHGELAGNHETARSKGGSESAISDLQVPSLSPSPSSWSWDPEEDRRRQEKWQEEQERLLQEQYQRDQERLEAEWRRAQQEAMGESCRKSGQNLFEMTNGGERPASIQPHVNGLTNKTREERRPDRNELKGAASKPQSNARGAQDGRMTEQAWAEDACGFAQLSPAHRAKSLSTPALGGPHKQIRGDERKRKGQSLSKVEQERQLILEEMKKRTQLLTDNSWIRQRSSSFYKEPIYVGVPMKRFESLDNLDYLRQSPLSSLSYPRPHSAAAGYCAPSRNSSSRYSTGAVLSQRNASMDPSHHGGMVGGWRTCCVCERFLGSGAAMVIEALSLCFHLACFQCVGCHRHLRGAEYGVQVRIRNRKLYCEPCYFHLKASDASSM; encoded by the exons ATGGAGTGGCGCCAGCAGACCAGTGTCAGCTGTGCAGACGCCTTCATCGAGGCTCAACGCTGGATTGAG gaaGTGACAGGAAAATCGTTTGGTTGCAACGACTTCCGTGCTGCCTTGGAGAATGGAGTTCTGCTCTGCGA TTTGATCAACCAGTTGAAACCTGGCATCATCAAGAAAGTCAACAGACTTTCTACTCCCATCGCTGGCCTG GATAATGTGAACGTTTTCCTGAAGGCCTGCGGGAAACTGGGCCTGAATGTGTCACAGCGGTTTGATCCAGGAGACCTGCAGGACCTGTCCACTCGTGCAACGCTGAG ACGAGATGAGACCAACCGAAGACTCAAAAAT gTTATGATCACAATCTACTGGTTAGGCCGCCATGCCCATCTGGACACTTATTACAGTGGGCCTCAGCTTAACTTCAAGGCCTTTGAAGGGCTGTTGGGGTTGCCCTTGTCCAAG ATTCTAGATGAGGGTAGTAATGTGGTTGTGAAAGACGGCGGGTACAAGGAGTGCTGGTACCCAGAGAGGGAGGAATACCTGCGTATGAGGCCGGGTTATAAGACGGAGATCTCTCTGGACTCCCGAGCCCTCCACCTCAACAGCGAAG GTTGTGGAAGTGACGCAGAGGCTGAACAGGTGTTCAAGATGGAGAGCACACAGCACCTGACCCAGCAAAACAAAGGTTTTGTCCCAGCACCGCTCCTACGTAGAAAACAAGGACAGGAGAATGGAAGGGGAGGCGATGGTCCACTCAACAG GAGCAAATCACTCAGTGACATCCCGATGGTGTACCCTGTGCGTAAAGTACCTGATGGGAACATCATCCACGATGGCACGGGAGGACAGTGGAATCAAGAAGACAAACGCAATTGTAGCGTCGCTCCCAAGGATGGCGAAGAAAAATGGCAGGAT GATTTGACGAAGTGGAAGAACCGTCGCAGGAGCACCAAGTCTGACCTCCGCAGGAAGTCACATGACAGAGATCACGTCATCAACCAGATGATCAACGGGGCCTCGACCAGCTTTGAGAGGAATGAAGCGGGAGGTTTCTCAAAGAG AGACCAGGAGTCACCACGCAGACAAAGCTCTGCCCCCCGACCTTActccatctctcctccatcaaAGAGCTCTGATCTGCGGCCACGTACTCGAGCTCTGCTGGCCCGCAGCTACGCCACAGAGGCTCCGTTCACACCCACAGCTCCGCTTAGCCCTCATCAATCAGCCCACCCTCAG AGATTGTCGGTCAGGGCCATGCCTGCCTCTGATGGGAACATCTTGGGAGAAGAGAGCCACTTTGCCTCCCTGGCTTCAGATGGAGCAGGGGTTACCACACCTTCTCCTGACTGCCCGTTCAGCTCCCAGACACAAGTCAAAGCCCAGGGCGGCCCGGCTCCTTTCCAGCCCACATCTGAAAAAGTCTTTACAAGCCAAATCTCCACTCTGATCACAACTATACAGCCAAACAAGACCGCAAAGTCGTCTGAGTCAAGTCAAAAGGCACTTCAATTCTGCGCCGATTCAAAAGCTCCAACTTTTTGCACCGATGCCATGAATCAGGCAGATTTGCATGCCCTGGAGGATCACCAGAACCACAAGTCTCAGGAAGAGGTTCCGAACACATCTTGGCAACCAGCTGTGGAGCAAGGCAGAGGCCAGCAGGCCACAGGCATCCACAAGTACTTGTCCAGCTCCGGGTCCTGGTCCGGCTCAGCCAGCCTTCCTCGTGGATACCGGAGGTCCGAGGGCTCATCCCGTCTCTCCACTGCAATCACAGCCAAACCCTTTGGGACCAAACCGTCGAGGGTGTCCTCACTACCAAGACTGTGCAAT GTAGACAACAACCAGGGGCTGCTGTTGAAAAGTGAGAAAGAgacctctctttcttctccgcCCATTGAACCTTTGCTCAAAAGACAGACTGCCAGCGCCCATCTGCGGGGTCAGTACCAGGCTTCAATCAGACAGAAGAAAGCCAGCCAGGCGAAGCAGGATGGTGCGGAACAGGCAGAGGAGGTGAAAGGTGCCACTTTTTCCAGCCAGACATCCTTTCAGACCAATGGCCATCATCAGCCCTCCACCCAAACCCAGCTACTGCCGCAGCCTTATTCAGCACCGCAGGCCCGCCACATCAAAGGCTCCATCCTCCCGTCTAATGGCAGCACAGACCACCCAAAG GTGGATCACAGTGACATGAGAGTGAGCCTTACTCTCAAACCCAACAGCAGACCAGACTTTGGTTTCCAGACTCACTGGGACTCGACAGGAGCGAGAGTCAAGTCCATTCAACCTG GCAGCCCGGCGGAGCTTTGCCAGCTGTGTGTGGACGATGAGATCGTGGCCGTTAATGGGGTCGCAGTGGCACACCTGAACTACACCCAGTGGAAGGATAAAATGACATCTTCACTGCAAACTGGCAGTCTGACCATGGACATTCGGCGCTATGGCAACAAGG ATTGGAGCACCAGCGAGGGGAGCCATCTCAACCAGCCAGGCCAGAGCAGGATGACCCTCAATCTGACCGCCTCAGCGCCCGTTCTGATAGGTTGCCCCGATCACCTTGCCAACACTTGCTCCTCTGCAGACGCCACGGTCAGGAAAGTGTCCAAATTCAATGGGCAGACGGACAAT GTTATACAGTGTAAAGTCATGCATGGAGAGCTGGCTGGCAACCACGAGACAGCCAGAAGTAAAG GTGGTTCAGAATCTGCGATATCTGAT CTCCAGGTGCCATCCCTCAGCCCCTCCCCATCCAGCTGGTCGTGGGACCCCGAGGAGGACCGAAGGCGTCAAGAGAAGTGGCAGGAAGAACAGGAGCGCCTCCTACAG gaGCAATACCAGCGGGATCAGGAGAGGCTGGAGGCAGAGTGGCGGAGGGCTCAACAAGAAGCCATGGGGGAGTCATGTAGGAAGTCGGGG CAGAACCTCTTCGAGATGACCAATGGAGGCGAGAGGCCTGCCAGCATCCAGCCACATGTGAACGGACTGACCAATAAAACCAGAGAGGAACGGCGCCCCGACAGGAATGAGCTGAAAGGAGCAGCCTCAAAACCTCAAAGTAACGCACGGGGAGCGCAGGACGGCAGGATGACTGAACAGGCCTG ggctgaggACGCTTGTGGCTTTGCTCAGCTGTCTCCTGCACACAG GGCGAAGTCCTTGTCTACCCCAGCACTAGGTGGTCCCCATAAACAGATAAGAG GTGacgagaggaaaagaaaaggacagTCCTTGTCTAAGGTTGAACAGGAAAGGCAGCTGATTttggaggagatgaagaagaggacTCAGCTTCTGACTGACAACAGCTGGATCCGTCAGCgcagcagcagcttttacaaGGAGCCCATCTATGTCGGGGTTCCTATGAAGAG GTTTGAGTCTCTGGACAACTTGGACTATTTGCGCCAGTCCCCGCTCTCATCCCTCAGTTACCCTCGTCCACACTCAGCCGCTGCGGGTTACTGCGCTCCGAGCAGAAATTCCTCCTCCCGCTACAGCACCGGAGCAGTGCTGTCCCAGAGGAATGCGTCCATGGACCCCTCTCATCATGGCGG GATGGTCGGTGGCTGGAggacttgctgtgtgtgtgagcgtttcCTCGGTAGTGGGGCAGCCATGGTCATAGAGGCCCTTAGTCTCTGCTTTCACCTCGCCTGTTTCCAG TGTGTGGGCTGCCACCGACATCTCAGAGGAGCTGAGTATGGAGTCCAGGTTCGAATCCGAAACAGGAAGCTGTATTGTGAGCCCTGCTATTTCCACCTCAAGG CCTCTGATGCCTCCTCCATGTGA
- the LOC115580712 gene encoding LIM domain only protein 7-like isoform X1, whose protein sequence is MEWRQQTSVSCADAFIEAQRWIEEVTGKSFGCNDFRAALENGVLLCDLINQLKPGIIKKVNRLSTPIAGLDNVNVFLKACGKLGLNVSQRFDPGDLQDLSTRATLRRDETNRRLKNVMITIYWLGRHAHLDTYYSGPQLNFKAFEGLLGLPLSKILDEGSNVVVKDGGYKECWYPEREEYLRMRPGYKTEISLDSRALHLNSEGCGSDAEAEQVFKMESTQHLTQQNKGFVPAPLLRRKQGQENGRGGDGPLNRTFQIQARPETQVQVNPGWIWSKSLSDIPMVYPVRKVPDGNIIHDGTGGQWNQEDKRNCSVAPKDGEEKWQDDLTKWKNRRRSTKSDLRRKSHDRDHVINQMINGASTSFERNEAGGFSKRDQESPRRQSSAPRPYSISPPSKSSDLRPRTRALLARSYATEAPFTPTAPLSPHQSAHPQRLSVRAMPASDGNILGEESHFASLASDGAGVTTPSPDCPFSSQTQVKAQGGPAPFQPTSEKVFTSQISTLITTIQPNKTAKSSESSQKALQFCADSKAPTFCTDAMNQADLHALEDHQNHKSQEEVPNTSWQPAVEQGRGQQATGIHKYLSSSGSWSGSASLPRGYRRSEGSSRLSTAITAKPFGTKPSRVSSLPRLCNVDNNQGLLLKSEKETSLSSPPIEPLLKRQTASAHLRGQYQASIRQKKASQAKQDGAEQAEEVKGATFSSQTSFQTNGHHQPSTQTQLLPQPYSAPQARHIKGSILPSNGSTDHPKVDHSDMRVSLTLKPNSRPDFGFQTHWDSTGARVKSIQPGSPAELCQLCVDDEIVAVNGVAVAHLNYTQWKDKMTSSLQTGSLTMDIRRYGNKDWSTSEGSHLNQPGQSRMTLNLTASAPVLIGCPDHLANTCSSADATVRKVSKFNGQTDNVIQCKVMHGELAGNHETARSKGGSESAISDLQVPSLSPSPSSWSWDPEEDRRRQEKWQEEQERLLQEQYQRDQERLEAEWRRAQQEAMGESCRKSGQNLFEMTNGGERPASIQPHVNGLTNKTREERRPDRNELKGAASKPQSNARGAQDGRMTEQAWAEDACGFAQLSPAHRAKSLSTPALGGPHKQIRGDERKRKGQSLSKVEQERQLILEEMKKRTQLLTDNSWIRQRSSSFYKEPIYVGVPMKRFESLDNLDYLRQSPLSSLSYPRPHSAAAGYCAPSRNSSSRYSTGAVLSQRNASMDPSHHGGMVGGWRTCCVCERFLGSGAAMVIEALSLCFHLACFQCVGCHRHLRGAEYGVQVRIRNRKLYCEPCYFHLKASDASSM, encoded by the exons ATGGAGTGGCGCCAGCAGACCAGTGTCAGCTGTGCAGACGCCTTCATCGAGGCTCAACGCTGGATTGAG gaaGTGACAGGAAAATCGTTTGGTTGCAACGACTTCCGTGCTGCCTTGGAGAATGGAGTTCTGCTCTGCGA TTTGATCAACCAGTTGAAACCTGGCATCATCAAGAAAGTCAACAGACTTTCTACTCCCATCGCTGGCCTG GATAATGTGAACGTTTTCCTGAAGGCCTGCGGGAAACTGGGCCTGAATGTGTCACAGCGGTTTGATCCAGGAGACCTGCAGGACCTGTCCACTCGTGCAACGCTGAG ACGAGATGAGACCAACCGAAGACTCAAAAAT gTTATGATCACAATCTACTGGTTAGGCCGCCATGCCCATCTGGACACTTATTACAGTGGGCCTCAGCTTAACTTCAAGGCCTTTGAAGGGCTGTTGGGGTTGCCCTTGTCCAAG ATTCTAGATGAGGGTAGTAATGTGGTTGTGAAAGACGGCGGGTACAAGGAGTGCTGGTACCCAGAGAGGGAGGAATACCTGCGTATGAGGCCGGGTTATAAGACGGAGATCTCTCTGGACTCCCGAGCCCTCCACCTCAACAGCGAAG GTTGTGGAAGTGACGCAGAGGCTGAACAGGTGTTCAAGATGGAGAGCACACAGCACCTGACCCAGCAAAACAAAGGTTTTGTCCCAGCACCGCTCCTACGTAGAAAACAAGGACAGGAGAATGGAAGGGGAGGCGATGGTCCACTCAACAG AACATTTCAAATCCAGGCCAGACCTGAGACACAGGTTCAGGTCAATCCTGGCTGGATTTG GAGCAAATCACTCAGTGACATCCCGATGGTGTACCCTGTGCGTAAAGTACCTGATGGGAACATCATCCACGATGGCACGGGAGGACAGTGGAATCAAGAAGACAAACGCAATTGTAGCGTCGCTCCCAAGGATGGCGAAGAAAAATGGCAGGAT GATTTGACGAAGTGGAAGAACCGTCGCAGGAGCACCAAGTCTGACCTCCGCAGGAAGTCACATGACAGAGATCACGTCATCAACCAGATGATCAACGGGGCCTCGACCAGCTTTGAGAGGAATGAAGCGGGAGGTTTCTCAAAGAG AGACCAGGAGTCACCACGCAGACAAAGCTCTGCCCCCCGACCTTActccatctctcctccatcaaAGAGCTCTGATCTGCGGCCACGTACTCGAGCTCTGCTGGCCCGCAGCTACGCCACAGAGGCTCCGTTCACACCCACAGCTCCGCTTAGCCCTCATCAATCAGCCCACCCTCAG AGATTGTCGGTCAGGGCCATGCCTGCCTCTGATGGGAACATCTTGGGAGAAGAGAGCCACTTTGCCTCCCTGGCTTCAGATGGAGCAGGGGTTACCACACCTTCTCCTGACTGCCCGTTCAGCTCCCAGACACAAGTCAAAGCCCAGGGCGGCCCGGCTCCTTTCCAGCCCACATCTGAAAAAGTCTTTACAAGCCAAATCTCCACTCTGATCACAACTATACAGCCAAACAAGACCGCAAAGTCGTCTGAGTCAAGTCAAAAGGCACTTCAATTCTGCGCCGATTCAAAAGCTCCAACTTTTTGCACCGATGCCATGAATCAGGCAGATTTGCATGCCCTGGAGGATCACCAGAACCACAAGTCTCAGGAAGAGGTTCCGAACACATCTTGGCAACCAGCTGTGGAGCAAGGCAGAGGCCAGCAGGCCACAGGCATCCACAAGTACTTGTCCAGCTCCGGGTCCTGGTCCGGCTCAGCCAGCCTTCCTCGTGGATACCGGAGGTCCGAGGGCTCATCCCGTCTCTCCACTGCAATCACAGCCAAACCCTTTGGGACCAAACCGTCGAGGGTGTCCTCACTACCAAGACTGTGCAAT GTAGACAACAACCAGGGGCTGCTGTTGAAAAGTGAGAAAGAgacctctctttcttctccgcCCATTGAACCTTTGCTCAAAAGACAGACTGCCAGCGCCCATCTGCGGGGTCAGTACCAGGCTTCAATCAGACAGAAGAAAGCCAGCCAGGCGAAGCAGGATGGTGCGGAACAGGCAGAGGAGGTGAAAGGTGCCACTTTTTCCAGCCAGACATCCTTTCAGACCAATGGCCATCATCAGCCCTCCACCCAAACCCAGCTACTGCCGCAGCCTTATTCAGCACCGCAGGCCCGCCACATCAAAGGCTCCATCCTCCCGTCTAATGGCAGCACAGACCACCCAAAG GTGGATCACAGTGACATGAGAGTGAGCCTTACTCTCAAACCCAACAGCAGACCAGACTTTGGTTTCCAGACTCACTGGGACTCGACAGGAGCGAGAGTCAAGTCCATTCAACCTG GCAGCCCGGCGGAGCTTTGCCAGCTGTGTGTGGACGATGAGATCGTGGCCGTTAATGGGGTCGCAGTGGCACACCTGAACTACACCCAGTGGAAGGATAAAATGACATCTTCACTGCAAACTGGCAGTCTGACCATGGACATTCGGCGCTATGGCAACAAGG ATTGGAGCACCAGCGAGGGGAGCCATCTCAACCAGCCAGGCCAGAGCAGGATGACCCTCAATCTGACCGCCTCAGCGCCCGTTCTGATAGGTTGCCCCGATCACCTTGCCAACACTTGCTCCTCTGCAGACGCCACGGTCAGGAAAGTGTCCAAATTCAATGGGCAGACGGACAAT GTTATACAGTGTAAAGTCATGCATGGAGAGCTGGCTGGCAACCACGAGACAGCCAGAAGTAAAG GTGGTTCAGAATCTGCGATATCTGAT CTCCAGGTGCCATCCCTCAGCCCCTCCCCATCCAGCTGGTCGTGGGACCCCGAGGAGGACCGAAGGCGTCAAGAGAAGTGGCAGGAAGAACAGGAGCGCCTCCTACAG gaGCAATACCAGCGGGATCAGGAGAGGCTGGAGGCAGAGTGGCGGAGGGCTCAACAAGAAGCCATGGGGGAGTCATGTAGGAAGTCGGGG CAGAACCTCTTCGAGATGACCAATGGAGGCGAGAGGCCTGCCAGCATCCAGCCACATGTGAACGGACTGACCAATAAAACCAGAGAGGAACGGCGCCCCGACAGGAATGAGCTGAAAGGAGCAGCCTCAAAACCTCAAAGTAACGCACGGGGAGCGCAGGACGGCAGGATGACTGAACAGGCCTG ggctgaggACGCTTGTGGCTTTGCTCAGCTGTCTCCTGCACACAG GGCGAAGTCCTTGTCTACCCCAGCACTAGGTGGTCCCCATAAACAGATAAGAG GTGacgagaggaaaagaaaaggacagTCCTTGTCTAAGGTTGAACAGGAAAGGCAGCTGATTttggaggagatgaagaagaggacTCAGCTTCTGACTGACAACAGCTGGATCCGTCAGCgcagcagcagcttttacaaGGAGCCCATCTATGTCGGGGTTCCTATGAAGAG GTTTGAGTCTCTGGACAACTTGGACTATTTGCGCCAGTCCCCGCTCTCATCCCTCAGTTACCCTCGTCCACACTCAGCCGCTGCGGGTTACTGCGCTCCGAGCAGAAATTCCTCCTCCCGCTACAGCACCGGAGCAGTGCTGTCCCAGAGGAATGCGTCCATGGACCCCTCTCATCATGGCGG GATGGTCGGTGGCTGGAggacttgctgtgtgtgtgagcgtttcCTCGGTAGTGGGGCAGCCATGGTCATAGAGGCCCTTAGTCTCTGCTTTCACCTCGCCTGTTTCCAG TGTGTGGGCTGCCACCGACATCTCAGAGGAGCTGAGTATGGAGTCCAGGTTCGAATCCGAAACAGGAAGCTGTATTGTGAGCCCTGCTATTTCCACCTCAAGG CCTCTGATGCCTCCTCCATGTGA